GATATGTCTTGGCGGGATCCTGGCCGGATTCCTCAATGCGCACATTTCTATACTCTATGGTCACATGCGGGTTTTGCGCCCTGTACGCTACAATTATATCCCCATAAGCCTCCTCGTTGTCCAGTGGATCCCATATTGTCAATGTTATAGGATCTACTCCGCCGGGAAGGCCGGGCCTGTTCATTATGTTAGCTATAAACCCTCCTACAATTATTAAAAGAAAGACACCTGCTGCCACACCAAAAATTATCCTGTTTCTTTGGTGTACAGGTAATCCTTTTAGTCCTCTTGCTTGTGAAAATATATCGTTAATCGCCATCTCTTTTATTCTAACCTATTTATAGAACGTAAGACCATAGTGAGAATGTCCGGTATTGAGATCTTCCCCAAAGCGGAAACTTGCCTCTTTAGCTAATTTTTTTACATCCTCCGCCGCCATCCTGTTTTTTGGACCAAGAGAAGCGTCCTTTGTCCAATCCACAACAACAAGACGTCCTTTTGGTTTTAGCACGCGATATGCCTCTTTTAAAACATTCGCCGGCTTTTTTATCTGGTGTAATATGTTGGAACAAAATACGACATCTTGCGAGCCCTCAGGTAGTTGCGTGGCGCCCTCCTCTTCCAGGTCCGCGTGTACTGTCTTTATGTGAAAAGAGCCCTCAAGTTTTATATGACCCTCAAGAACTTCCAAAACACTTCTGCGCACATCTATTGCGTATACAACACCTCCTTTACCAACCTCTCCGGCAATAGCTAAAGTCCAGTGCCCGGCACCGGACCCAAAGTCTGCAACACTCATGCCTTCTTCTATACCCAAACTTTTTACTACGGTGTAAGGGTTGAGAAACCCTGTATCATTTTTTTTACTATTTGACATATATTAAACAGTGGCCACAGAAGCAACCTTGTCTCCGGACGAAAGCTTCATTATTCTCACTCCCTGAGTAGCGCGGCCCAACTTTGGCACATTGCTTAATTTTACGCGTATCACGTGTCCTTTTGTTGATATTATTATAAGCTCTTCTTCGTTTCTTATAACACGCATGCTTACTATTTCGCCGTTTTTGGAGCCTACTTTTGCGGCCTTTATTCCCGCTCCGCCTCTTTTTTGTTTTTTAAATTGATTGAGCGCTGTCTTTTTTCCGTAACCCTCGCTCATCACAACAAGAAGCTCATTTTTGCTTTCATTGGAAGTAATAATATCTGAACCGACAACAACATCCCCTTCCTTAAGGTTAATCCCTCTCACACCCGAGGCAACGCGGCTCATGGGCCTTATGTCTTCTTCAGAAAAACGTATCGCCTGACCCTGTTTTGTGGCTAAGACAATATCATCTTTACCCCCTGATACACCAACCCAATTTAGGGCATCTTCTTTTTTAAGACGTATAGCTATAAGGCCGCTTCTGCGGACATTCTCAAAATCTTTAATTGAAGTCTTTTTAATCGTGCCCTTTTGAGTAACCATAACCAGATACTCCCCGGCTGTCTTTTTTTCATCCCGAGTAAGGGGAACTATTGCAGAAACTGACTCATCTTTTTCCAGGTCTAAAAAGTTCGCAAGCGCCTTACCTCTCGCTGTTCTCTTGGAAGAAGGAATCTCATACGCCAATGTCTGAAATACTCTACCCTTACTTGTAAAGAACAGAAGCCTGTCATGCGTAGATGCTGTAAGGAAGTGAGACACAACATCTTCTCCACGAGTTTCCATGCCAATTATTCCCTTGCCTCCCCTGTGCTGCACCTTGTATGCGCTTGGAGAAACCCGCTTTATATAACCGCCTTCGGTCATAGAGACTATGCTTTCCTCTTTTGGAATAAGGTCCTCTTCGCTGAATTCTCCCGCGGAAGACGCGAAAACCTTGGTTCTGCGCTGATCTCCATAATCATCTTTAACCTGGTTCATTTCTTTTTTAATAAGAGTCCACATTTTAGGCTCACTCTTTAAAAGCGCTTCGCACTCTTCTATAAACTTCTTCTTTTCTTTTAGTTCATCCTCCACTTTCTGTCTCTCCAGGTTTGCCAGACTGTGCAGGCGCATGTCCAAAATAGCAGTTGCCTGCTTATCTGAGAATTTAAACTTTGTCCTTAAATTCTT
This portion of the Candidatus Spechtbacterales bacterium genome encodes:
- a CDS encoding methyltransferase domain-containing protein, which produces MSNSKKNDTGFLNPYTVVKSLGIEEGMSVADFGSGAGHWTLAIAGEVGKGGVVYAIDVRRSVLEVLEGHIKLEGSFHIKTVHADLEEEGATQLPEGSQDVVFCSNILHQIKKPANVLKEAYRVLKPKGRLVVVDWTKDASLGPKNRMAAEDVKKLAKEASFRFGEDLNTGHSHYGLTFYK